The Chitinophaga caeni genome segment CGATGTTGCTGCTCGTATTGGGTGGTAACTACGTGATGATGTTTATCGGTTGGGAAGGTGTAGGTCTATGTTCTTACCTGTTGATCGGTTTCTGGTTCAAGAACCCGGAATTCAACAAGGCAGCGAACAAAGCCTTTATCATGAACCGTATCGGTGACCTGGGATTTTTATTAGGCATCTTCCTGATGATTACCCAGTTCGGAACGGTAACATTCGGCAATGTATTCGCCCAGGTTCCTGGCTTGGGAAATAACTCCCCTGTACTGATTGCCATCGCGATGTTGTTGTTCATTGGAGCGATGGGTAAATCGGCACAGATACCTTTATATACCTGGTTGCCGGACGCGATGGCGGGGCCTACCCCCGTATCGGCATTGATCCACGCCGCAACGATGGTAACGGCCGGTATTTACATGGTAGCGCGTAGCAACGTGATTTATACCTTGGCACCGAGCATCCAGATGGTGGTAGCTATTATCGGCGCCGCTACAGCAGTTATGGCAGCCAGCATTGCCTTGAAACAAAACGATATTAAGAAAGTGTTGGCTTACTCAACCGTGAGCCAGCTAGGATATATGTTCCTTGCTTTGGGCGTAGGAGCATATACCGCGGCAGTGTTTCACGTAATGACACATGCCTTCTTCAAAGCGTTATTATTCTTGGGCTCAGGTTCCGTGATCCACGCGATGGGTGGCGAGCAAGATATCCGCAAGATGGGTGGCTTGAAGAAATATATGCCAACAACCAACATTACGTTCTTGATCGGTTGCTTGGCCATTGCAGGGATACCCGGTTTCTCGGGATTCTTCTCGAAAGATGAAATCCTGGCAAATACGTTTGCCTCCAGCCCGATCCTTTGGGCAGTAGGATTGTTCGGCGCCTTGATGACCGCCTTCTATATGTTCCGCTTGTACTACATGACCTTCAGCGGTAGTTTCCGTGGTACGCAAGAACAGGAACATCATTTACATGAAAGCCCGGTAGCGATCACGCTACCCTTGATTATATTGGCAATTTTGAGTGTTATCGGCGGTTATATTGGATTGCCTGAAGTATTTGGAACGAAGCACTTGTTGGCAGAATATTTATCACCCGTATTTGCACCGTCCGCACCATACGCGCAGGAGCATCATTTGAGCCATTCATTAGAATGGATATTGATGGGAATTTCCAGCGTGCTGGTAATCGCGATGATTTTCTGGGCTAAAGGGAAATATGCCGCATGGAAAGACCAGGGACAAGAAAACACCGGCTTCGCGAAATTCCTGGAAGATAAATGGAAAGTGGATGAGTTGTATGATGCGATCATCGTTAGACCGTTATTTTCCCTGTCTAAATTCTTCCAAGACGGTATCGAGAAATCCGGTATCGATGCCCTGGTGAACGGAATCGGTAAAGGGGTACAATGGGGCAGCAACCAGGTTCGCTTATTACAGAATGGGCAGGTAGGTTTTTACGTATTTGCCATGGTAATAGGTATGATCGTGTTGTTGTTGATCAGTTTGTTTATTTAATAGAAAGCGGAATCTACAGATATAAGCGTACTTAAAATTATGTTGACAGTTTTATTAATATTGATTCCTTTAGTAACGGGCCTGGTTTCATTTGGTCTGAAAGGATCCGGTAGCAAGGTGCTGGGCATCATCTCTACACTAGCCACCCTGGCAGTAACAGC includes the following:
- the nuoL gene encoding NADH-quinone oxidoreductase subunit L, with the protein product MINLVWLVPLLPLLGFLVNGLLRKRLSKGLVGFIGSGTVLAGFVISLLIFMEVKTEGFTSQIVHLFDFIKVGAFTVPFSFQVDQLSALFLLIITGVGSLIHIYSTAYMHDETNEGFARYFAYLNLFVFSMLLLVLGGNYVMMFIGWEGVGLCSYLLIGFWFKNPEFNKAANKAFIMNRIGDLGFLLGIFLMITQFGTVTFGNVFAQVPGLGNNSPVLIAIAMLLFIGAMGKSAQIPLYTWLPDAMAGPTPVSALIHAATMVTAGIYMVARSNVIYTLAPSIQMVVAIIGAATAVMAASIALKQNDIKKVLAYSTVSQLGYMFLALGVGAYTAAVFHVMTHAFFKALLFLGSGSVIHAMGGEQDIRKMGGLKKYMPTTNITFLIGCLAIAGIPGFSGFFSKDEILANTFASSPILWAVGLFGALMTAFYMFRLYYMTFSGSFRGTQEQEHHLHESPVAITLPLIILAILSVIGGYIGLPEVFGTKHLLAEYLSPVFAPSAPYAQEHHLSHSLEWILMGISSVLVIAMIFWAKGKYAAWKDQGQENTGFAKFLEDKWKVDELYDAIIVRPLFSLSKFFQDGIEKSGIDALVNGIGKGVQWGSNQVRLLQNGQVGFYVFAMVIGMIVLLLISLFI